The DNA segment TGCTGTGAGAACATCTCACATCTCTGAAAACCGCATGGCTCTGAAAGCCGCATGGCTGTTCGGCATGCTGGGTGAATCTGAAAATCCCCCAGACCCTTGAGTAAGCTCACGAAGATGAGTGGAAATACACAGGGGTCTGACGAGAGCCAGGTTCATGATTTTCAGCCATCAAACAGAATCTCTAGTTTTGTGTGGGAGTGAGATGCTGGGAATAGCATTGCATTTACCTTTGCACTCTTGCCCAGGATTAGGATCattaggatgggatgggatgggatgggatgggatgggatgggatgggatgggatgggatgggatgggatgggatgggattttgtTCCTCTGGGAATGTGATGGGACAGGTGTGACAATCTGCTCCTTGGCCATGCACCAATGCAATGTCACTTTCATGCACAGACGAGGTGACCGAGGACCATCCCGAGGTACAAGCCATCGTCCAGGAGGCCTTGAAGAAGGCAGACGGCAACCAGCCCAAGGCCCCTCTTGACATGTACGTGGAGGCCTTAAGCAAACGCATCCAGGAGGTACagtacccatgcacacacgcacgcacacacacacacacacacacacacacacacacacacacacacacagtttagaaaGGCGCttcaaaataaatgtattattattacctccgccaaggaggttatgttttccgtCGCCTTGGTTtggctgtctgtttgtttgtttgtctgtcagtaggatcactcaaaaagttatgaacggatttggatgaaactttgtggagttgttggaattgacaaaaggaacaagtaattacattttggtggtaatccggatcacaaaccggaaccaggaatctttttaaagattcttcagcattgctagcctagaaatctagacgcccctagtgaccgcaaattgaactgtgggacagggcgaattatgacattccaatttctaactccacaaaaagaaggcagaaagactaaaaGTAGGGTGTAACAttatcaaatgttctatcaaacagcttccttggcggaggtctgcactctctgagtgcatttctagttattcattttattataattataattattattatttgttattattatttatttattattattattattattattattattattattattattattatattccaGATTGAGTGTGAGGAGACGGAGCAGGGCCTGAAGAGGGGCTGGGTGCTGGATAACTTCCCGCGTAACCTGGCGCAGCTGGCCACCCTACAGGAGAGCCAGTCAGAGGTGGCCCCCGACATCCTCTTCTGTGTCATGCTGTCCGATGATGAAGACCGTAAGccttcatacacactcacacacacgcacacacacacactctgtacacacacacacacacacacacacacacacacacacacaaacatttgcgaCATTCGTTCTTTCTCATGCTGCACGATGACGAGTAACTGAAGTTTACTGcatatacacgcagacacacacacacacacacacacacacacacacacacgcgcgcgcgcgcacacacacacacacacacacacaacatcctcTGTCTTATGTTGAGAACCATAAGGCCATGTGTTTGCTCTCATGCACGCACTTGGGGTTAATATTTTGTTCCTGAAAATCGAATCCTGAGAAAAGACACGCCATTTCCTGAGAATACCTGGACATACCAGGAAATACGTGACTCAACGGCGCAGAAATGCAGTATTGAATACATTTCTCATTCAGGTTGCTTATAGAATATCAAATTTTGTGTAGCAATCCTCTCCAATCCTTAATAGAAGTGTTGTACTTCAGCCCTAGGCACTCAGAATTGCAAATTTGTTGAGTGATGACCGTTTCAACCTCACGTGAAAGAAACCGAATATTGCTGTTACATTTGATGGATGTGCTGCTACTACACACGTAATTCCACTGA comes from the Engraulis encrasicolus isolate BLACKSEA-1 unplaced genomic scaffold, IST_EnEncr_1.0 scaffold_1362_np1212, whole genome shotgun sequence genome and includes:
- the LOC134442271 gene encoding adenylate kinase-like encodes the protein ASDGSSKGDEVTEDHPEVQAIVQEALKKADGNQPKAPLDMYVEALSKRIQEIECEETEQGLKRGWVLDNFPRNLAQLATLQESQSEVAPDILFCVMLSDDEDRKTILTRLYEKNKEQVDSAVLKRLQEEEARKAQNAFNRVQDTYDDNKLQSVPEEPERKD